Proteins co-encoded in one Oncorhynchus masou masou isolate Uvic2021 chromosome 22, UVic_Omas_1.1, whole genome shotgun sequence genomic window:
- the nap1l4a gene encoding nucleosome assembly protein 1-like 4a isoform X1 has translation MEANKAEGRGKGDHGMQIPGGPLDRQDSLHNMESLLPKAVKRRVYALKKLQVQCASIEAKFYEEVHELERKYAGLYQPLFDKRRDVVTAIVEPTDEECEWHNDREEEEELAEELKKKAAVEEKKEDAAPEEDPKGIPEFWLTIFKSVDMLSDMLQEHDEPILKHLQDIQVKFSEPGQPMSFTLEFHFEPNCFFNNAVLSKVYKMKSEPDEAEPFSFEGPEIFDCEGCQIDWHKGKDVTVKTIKKKQKHKGRGTVRTVTKQVPNDSFFNFFNPMKVSPDGEPDEDAEFTLTTDFELGHFFRERIVPRAVLYFTGEALEDDESFEEEELEEGDEEEQDVDDDDEGDFDPKKEEPQPAECKQQ, from the exons GTAAGGGAGACCATGGCATGCAGATCCCAGGAGGACCGTTGGACAGACAGGACAGCCTCCATAACATGGAGAG CCTGCTCCCCAAGGCTGTGAAGAGGCGAGTCTACGCCCTGAAGAAGCTACAGGTGCAATGTGCCAGCATAGAAGCAAAGTTCTATGAGGAAGTCCATGAGCTGGAGAGGAAGTACGCTGGCCTCTACCAGCCCCTCTTCGACAAG AGACGAGACGTGGTGACAGCCATAGTGGAACCCACAGACGAAGAGTGTGAGTGGCACAacgacagagaggaggaggaagagctaGCG GAGGAGCTGAAGAAGAAGGCTGCTGttgaggagaagaaagaggacgCCGCCCCAGAGGAAGACCCCAAAGGCATACCCGAGTTCTGGCTCACCATCTTCAAGAGCGTGGACATGCTTAGTGACATGCTGCAG GAACACGATGAGCCTATCCTGAAGCACCTTCAGGACATCCAAGTCAAGTTCTCTGAGCCTGGACAACCTATG AGTTTCACACTAGAGTTCCACTTTGAGCCAAACTGTTTCTTCAACAACGCTGTGCTCTCTAAAGTCTACAAGATGAAGTCGGAGCCTGATGAAGCTGAACCCTTCTCATTTGAGGGCCCGGAAATTTTCGACTGTGAAGG TTGTCAGATAGACTGGCATAAGGGGAAGGATGTGACGGTGAAGACCATTAAGAAGAAGCAGAAGCACAAAGGCCGTGGCACTGTTCGCACAGTCACCAAGCAGGTGCCCAACGACTCCTTCTTCAACTTCTTCAACCCCATGAAAG TGTCACCTGATGGAGAGCCG GACGAGGACGCCGAGTTCACCTTAACCACAGACTTTGAGCTTGGCCATTTTTTCCGTGAGAGGATAGTCCCCCGAGCTGTGCTCTACTTCACTGGAGAGGCACTGGAGGACGACGAAAGT TTTGAGGAGGAAGAgctggaggagggagatgaagag GAGCaggatgttgatgatgatgacgagGGAGACTTTGATCCTAAG
- the nap1l4a gene encoding nucleosome assembly protein 1-like 4a isoform X2, translated as MEANKAEGRGKGDHGMQIPGGPLDRQDSLHNMESLLPKAVKRRVYALKKLQVQCASIEAKFYEEVHELERKYAGLYQPLFDKRRDVVTAIVEPTDEECEWHNDREEEEELAEELKKKAAVEEKKEDAAPEEDPKGIPEFWLTIFKSVDMLSDMLQEHDEPILKHLQDIQVKFSEPGQPMSFTLEFHFEPNCFFNNAVLSKVYKMKSEPDEAEPFSFEGPEIFDCEGCQIDWHKGKDVTVKTIKKKQKHKGRGTVRTVTKQVPNDSFFNFFNPMKVSPDGEPDEDAEFTLTTDFELGHFFRERIVPRAVLYFTGEALEDDESFEEEELEEGDEEEQDVDDDDEGDFDPKA; from the exons GTAAGGGAGACCATGGCATGCAGATCCCAGGAGGACCGTTGGACAGACAGGACAGCCTCCATAACATGGAGAG CCTGCTCCCCAAGGCTGTGAAGAGGCGAGTCTACGCCCTGAAGAAGCTACAGGTGCAATGTGCCAGCATAGAAGCAAAGTTCTATGAGGAAGTCCATGAGCTGGAGAGGAAGTACGCTGGCCTCTACCAGCCCCTCTTCGACAAG AGACGAGACGTGGTGACAGCCATAGTGGAACCCACAGACGAAGAGTGTGAGTGGCACAacgacagagaggaggaggaagagctaGCG GAGGAGCTGAAGAAGAAGGCTGCTGttgaggagaagaaagaggacgCCGCCCCAGAGGAAGACCCCAAAGGCATACCCGAGTTCTGGCTCACCATCTTCAAGAGCGTGGACATGCTTAGTGACATGCTGCAG GAACACGATGAGCCTATCCTGAAGCACCTTCAGGACATCCAAGTCAAGTTCTCTGAGCCTGGACAACCTATG AGTTTCACACTAGAGTTCCACTTTGAGCCAAACTGTTTCTTCAACAACGCTGTGCTCTCTAAAGTCTACAAGATGAAGTCGGAGCCTGATGAAGCTGAACCCTTCTCATTTGAGGGCCCGGAAATTTTCGACTGTGAAGG TTGTCAGATAGACTGGCATAAGGGGAAGGATGTGACGGTGAAGACCATTAAGAAGAAGCAGAAGCACAAAGGCCGTGGCACTGTTCGCACAGTCACCAAGCAGGTGCCCAACGACTCCTTCTTCAACTTCTTCAACCCCATGAAAG TGTCACCTGATGGAGAGCCG GACGAGGACGCCGAGTTCACCTTAACCACAGACTTTGAGCTTGGCCATTTTTTCCGTGAGAGGATAGTCCCCCGAGCTGTGCTCTACTTCACTGGAGAGGCACTGGAGGACGACGAAAGT TTTGAGGAGGAAGAgctggaggagggagatgaagag GAGCaggatgttgatgatgatgacgagGGAGACTTTGATCCTAAG